DNA sequence from the Candidatus Edwardsbacteria bacterium genome:
TTTAGGCACTCAGCCCAAGAAAAGCTTAATAATGGCAATTGTTCCAGTATTATTATTTACTTTTTTTGGCGCAAATAATGACCTAAACTTAAATAGACACTACTATGGTTTTATCATCGGGATAGCGACAGTTATATATGGAATATTCGAAGAATATGGTTGGCGGGGTTTTTTGCATAATGAATTAATCGAGTTAAAGCGATTACATAAGTCATTGATCATCGGCGTTATCTGGTATGTTTGGCACTTATCATTTATTTCCCAAAGCACGACTTTATTAAATGAATTGATATTTTTTGGAATAATTGTTTTTGGCAGTTGGGGAATTGGAGTAATTGCCGAAAAAACCAAATCAATAATTGCCTGCGCTTGTTTTCATATCCTTGGCAATATCTTGTTTTTATCTCCACAAATCGCGACAACAATGAATAATCAAGCGCGTTACATAATCTTCGGAATCTGCTTGATTGCCTGGATTTACATTGTAAACATATGGCACAAGAAGTCTGCAGATATTTCCACCGGCGCCTTGCCGAAAACCGGAGCATGCCTGCATGACGCCAAATGATTAACCTTTAGAGAGCAAATATGATCAATCTAATCATCTGCGGGGCGGGCGGCAGGAATTTCGAGGAGTATTCCATTACCACCCCAGTGGAAATTAGCGGGAGTATGGAGATATCAAAATGAAGCCGTTTATTCCACACATATTGCCTCTTAAGAATATAAATTGGGCGTCCTATGTTGAACTGATTGGAAAAGCAAACCTGGAACTTGGCAACCTGGGGGGGACTTTAAAAGGAATAGTTAACCCCGCCGTTCTCTTATCTCCACTTACCCTTAGAGAAGCAGTGCTTTCTTCAAAAATAGAGGGAACCCAAGCTACACTTCAAGATGTTTTATTTTATGAAGCTTCTCCCGATGAAAATAATCCAAAGCGCACTGAAATTCAAGAAATTGTAAATTATCGGAAAACACTGGCCGCTGCAGTATCAGGGATTAAAGAAAAACCGATGCATTTAAATATGCTGAAAATACTGCATGATATTTTGATGGATTCGGTTCGCGGCCAAAATATGCAACCAGGGGAGTTTCGCCGGGATCAGAACTGGATAGGCAAACCCGGTTGTACAATTGATCAGGCCTATTTTGTTCCTCCCGATCCGGCAACCATGATTATAGCTCTTGATAACTGGGAGAAGTACTGGCACTTTCAGGACAGG
Encoded proteins:
- a CDS encoding CPBP family intramembrane metalloprotease, producing MKRSDQLYSKKTGYDKPNYLRGGPAQTRIIGGTAARPKNIMTIKKQAWIQIAVYFVIATALSGVFRFGLFGWYNNMSLPFGLTFLVKTLLEGIGPIAGALVILTIVNKKSSITLLGTQPKKSLIMAIVPVLLFTFFGANNDLNLNRHYYGFIIGIATVIYGIFEEYGWRGFLHNELIELKRLHKSLIIGVIWYVWHLSFISQSTTLLNELIFFGIIVFGSWGIGVIAEKTKSIIACACFHILGNILFLSPQIATTMNNQARYIIFGICLIAWIYIVNIWHKKSADISTGALPKTGACLHDAK